In Treponema sp. OMZ 798, the following proteins share a genomic window:
- a CDS encoding ABC transporter ATP-binding protein yields the protein MKPILQVKDLAVTFKNYGGTIYAVNGISFNLYEDETLVLVGESGCGKSVTAHSILKLLPGKKTRIHEKSQIIFADKNILEYSEEEMQHIRGNEISMIFQDPLSYLNPTMPIGKQVMESILIHQKVSKKEALERTIKILELAQIPDPEKRLKQYPHEFSGGMRQRVLISIALASNPKILIADEPTTALDVTIQAEILELIQKIQKETRTAVMLITHDLGIAAEVADRIQVMYAGKIIERGKAEHIFKNARHPYTKALLAAVPSIDQLKETKLYAPEGNHPDMLSLSKGCAFADRCEKCMKVCLTHRPPEMRVSEDHLTSCWLQHDFAKGKNNG from the coding sequence ATGAAGCCTATTTTACAAGTTAAAGATTTGGCAGTTACCTTCAAAAATTACGGCGGAACAATTTATGCCGTGAACGGAATTTCTTTTAATCTATACGAAGATGAAACCCTGGTTCTTGTCGGAGAATCGGGCTGCGGAAAAAGCGTTACGGCTCACTCGATTTTAAAACTCCTCCCCGGAAAAAAAACGCGCATACACGAAAAATCACAAATTATTTTTGCAGATAAAAATATCTTGGAATATTCCGAAGAAGAAATGCAACACATAAGAGGAAACGAAATATCCATGATATTTCAAGACCCTTTGAGCTATCTAAACCCTACAATGCCCATAGGCAAACAGGTTATGGAAAGCATTTTAATTCATCAGAAGGTAAGCAAAAAAGAAGCCTTAGAGAGAACTATAAAAATATTAGAGCTGGCTCAAATCCCTGATCCGGAAAAAAGACTCAAGCAATATCCACACGAATTTTCCGGAGGCATGAGGCAAAGGGTTTTAATTTCAATAGCCCTTGCAAGCAATCCTAAAATCTTAATTGCAGATGAGCCGACAACGGCTCTCGATGTAACAATTCAAGCCGAGATCTTGGAGCTGATACAAAAAATTCAAAAAGAAACAAGGACGGCCGTAATGCTTATCACCCACGACCTTGGAATTGCAGCCGAAGTTGCAGACCGCATTCAGGTTATGTATGCAGGAAAAATTATAGAGCGCGGAAAAGCCGAACATATTTTTAAAAATGCCCGACACCCTTACACCAAGGCATTGCTCGCAGCCGTTCCTTCAATCGACCAATTGAAAGAAACAAAACTTTATGCTCCGGAAGGCAATCATCCCGATATGCTTTCTCTTTCAAAAGGCTGCGCCTTTGCCGACAGGTGCGAAAAATGTATGAAGGTTTGCCTTACACATAGGCCTCCCGAAATGAGGGTAAGCGAGGATCATCTTACTTCCTGCTGGCTTCAGCATGATTTTGCAAAAGGAAAAAACAATGGCTGA
- a CDS encoding ABC transporter ATP-binding protein yields MADTFLEVCNLKKYFKLGRKEILHAVDDVSFSVNRGETVGIVGESGCGKTTLGRTVLGLYRPNGGKIIFDGIEIGSASKRELHAFKKRAQIILQDPFASFNPRMTISQIISEGMEAHNLYKTKKEREDSVYSLLETVGLVPEHANRFPHEFSGGQRQRIGIARALAVQPDFIVCDEPISSLDVSIQAQIINLLIRLQKEFKMTYLFIAHDLSIVKYISDKVGVMYSGKLVEFAKSADLYKTPLHPYSQALISAIPSTDIDAPMSARRIHIKGEISSAINPPQGCRFYKRCPKAFEKCKLIQPELIETEEGHFTACHLIQD; encoded by the coding sequence ATGGCTGACACTTTTTTAGAAGTTTGCAATTTAAAAAAATACTTCAAATTGGGCCGTAAAGAAATTTTACATGCAGTCGATGATGTAAGCTTTTCGGTAAACCGAGGAGAAACGGTAGGCATAGTAGGCGAATCGGGCTGCGGAAAAACCACTTTGGGCAGAACAGTCCTCGGCCTTTACCGCCCCAACGGGGGAAAAATAATTTTTGACGGAATCGAAATCGGTTCTGCATCAAAAAGAGAATTGCACGCATTTAAAAAAAGAGCTCAAATAATTTTACAGGATCCTTTCGCTTCTTTTAACCCCCGCATGACAATTTCGCAAATTATTTCGGAGGGCATGGAAGCACATAATTTGTATAAAACAAAAAAAGAAAGAGAGGATTCCGTATACTCTCTCCTCGAAACGGTCGGTCTCGTCCCCGAACATGCAAATAGATTTCCTCATGAATTTTCAGGCGGTCAAAGACAAAGGATAGGAATTGCAAGGGCCTTGGCTGTGCAGCCTGACTTTATAGTCTGCGATGAACCGATTTCTTCTCTCGATGTTTCGATCCAAGCCCAGATAATAAATTTATTGATAAGACTTCAGAAAGAATTTAAAATGACCTATCTATTTATTGCACACGATTTATCTATCGTAAAATATATTTCCGATAAGGTAGGCGTTATGTATTCGGGAAAACTTGTAGAGTTTGCAAAAAGTGCAGACCTATATAAAACCCCGCTTCATCCTTATTCACAAGCCTTAATTTCTGCAATTCCAAGTACCGATATAGATGCTCCCATGTCGGCACGGCGTATTCATATTAAGGGAGAAATAAGCAGTGCAATCAATCCGCCCCAAGGCTGCCGATTTTACAAACGCTGCCCAAAAGCCTTTGAAAAATGTAAGTTAATTCAGCCGGAATTAATCGAAACCGAAGAGGGCCATTTTACGGCCTGCCATTTAATTCAAGATTGA
- a CDS encoding cation diffusion facilitator family transporter: MNSGNRVKLVRIASLISLIGNIIICIAKLVIGIYANSLSVIGDGLDSAADVIIAVMTLAVSFIISRPSDKEHPWGHQRAETMASLILAFIITIAGFQLFITAGGKLINVYKNSVILPMPHILAIIVTLSSITIKLLLALSQHILGKKAGSMIIQANAKNMTNDVILSASVLTGLAISHFFKAPFFDAITALLVSLWIMKSGIELFMELNVELMDGNTNDILYKQLFEAVNSVEGAHNPHRARIRRMASLLDIDLDIEVDAKMSICEGHCIAEKVTSAIKAKIENVYDVMVHIEPYGIHNCEEEGFGLSEKDINN, from the coding sequence ATGAACAGCGGTAATAGAGTAAAACTTGTCAGAATTGCCTCCCTTATTTCTCTTATCGGAAACATAATAATATGTATTGCAAAACTTGTAATAGGAATTTATGCAAACAGCCTTTCAGTAATCGGCGACGGACTTGACTCTGCTGCCGATGTTATCATAGCTGTTATGACTCTTGCAGTGAGTTTTATAATAAGCCGGCCTTCGGATAAGGAGCACCCATGGGGTCATCAGCGCGCAGAAACCATGGCCTCACTCATCTTAGCCTTTATAATTACGATCGCAGGCTTTCAGCTCTTTATTACGGCAGGAGGCAAGCTTATAAACGTTTATAAAAATTCCGTTATTCTTCCTATGCCTCACATTCTTGCTATCATAGTTACCCTATCTTCAATAACAATTAAATTGCTATTGGCTTTAAGCCAGCATATTTTAGGCAAAAAGGCCGGCAGCATGATAATTCAAGCCAATGCAAAAAACATGACAAATGACGTAATCCTTTCGGCTTCGGTTTTAACAGGCCTTGCAATTTCCCATTTTTTTAAGGCACCTTTTTTTGACGCAATTACAGCCCTGCTGGTAAGCCTTTGGATTATGAAGTCCGGCATAGAGCTTTTTATGGAACTGAATGTCGAATTGATGGATGGAAACACAAACGATATTTTGTATAAACAATTATTTGAGGCCGTGAATTCGGTTGAAGGAGCTCATAATCCTCACCGTGCAAGAATAAGAAGGATGGCCAGTCTCTTAGATATAGATCTGGATATAGAGGTTGATGCAAAAATGAGCATTTGCGAGGGCCATTGTATAGCAGAAAAGGTAACTTCTGCAATCAAAGCAAAAATAGAAAATGTTTATGATGTGATGGTACACATTGAACCTTATGGAATTCATAACTGTGAGGAAGAAGGATTCGGGCTTTCCGAAAAAGATATAAACAACTAA
- a CDS encoding M15 family metallopeptidase, with the protein MHSTLKKYFFLSFFFILILCIYPNDKTDSDENVYKKNYVEFSKILPQNIRDKINKNKKKFFKDLNKVLAAEKEGELILVDKKHLLDNTYKPKNVILLFNMKDRKYLLDRFDIYLAKIAERPLQKMAEAAKKDGIKIWVSSAYRPYNYQSKLFARYVRVYGKKKALSFSAPPGASQHQLGTVVDFGSISNSYADTAAGKWMFNNAWRFGWSLSYPKDMEHITGYKWESWHYRYLGVEACKFQKEWFGDIQQYMLEFIDLWKKEKAKLN; encoded by the coding sequence ATGCATTCTACTCTAAAGAAGTATTTTTTTCTCTCTTTCTTTTTTATTTTAATACTTTGCATCTATCCAAATGATAAAACAGATTCGGATGAAAATGTATATAAAAAAAATTATGTTGAATTTTCAAAAATTCTTCCGCAAAATATACGCGATAAAATAAACAAAAATAAAAAAAAGTTTTTTAAAGACTTAAATAAAGTTTTGGCTGCAGAAAAAGAAGGAGAATTGATTTTGGTCGATAAAAAGCATCTTCTTGATAATACTTATAAGCCTAAAAACGTTATATTGTTGTTCAATATGAAAGACAGAAAATATCTTCTCGATCGATTCGATATTTATCTGGCAAAAATTGCAGAACGGCCTTTACAAAAGATGGCAGAGGCTGCAAAAAAAGATGGAATAAAAATATGGGTAAGTTCGGCTTATAGACCTTATAATTATCAATCAAAACTTTTTGCAAGATATGTTCGTGTATACGGTAAAAAGAAAGCCTTATCTTTTTCAGCACCTCCCGGGGCAAGTCAGCATCAGCTGGGTACTGTTGTAGATTTCGGCAGTATTTCGAATTCTTATGCCGATACCGCAGCCGGTAAATGGATGTTTAATAATGCGTGGAGATTCGGCTGGTCTCTATCTTATCCTAAAGATATGGAACATATTACGGGCTATAAATGGGAAAGCTGGCACTACAGGTATTTGGGTGTTGAGGCTTGCAAGTTTCAAAAGGAATGGTTTGGCGATATTCAACAATATATGCTGGAATTTATTGACCTTTGGAAAAAAGAGAAAGCAAAGCTAAATTAG
- a CDS encoding STAS domain-containing protein, with product MLLTIEGTVNLYTSGDFEKKVYSAIKDHDTILDLSKVTSLSSSGIGVLMSAHNDSEDNGHKMYVLNPAKDVKMALDTTGFSDVFNIIHSVDEI from the coding sequence TTGTTATTAACTATCGAAGGCACTGTTAATCTTTATACATCCGGTGATTTTGAAAAAAAAGTATATTCAGCAATTAAAGACCATGATACAATTTTGGATCTATCAAAGGTAACATCCTTGTCATCGTCAGGAATTGGAGTGCTTATGTCTGCCCATAACGATAGTGAAGATAACGGACACAAAATGTATGTATTGAATCCGGCTAAGGATGTTAAAATGGCTTTGGACACAACCGGTTTTTCGGATGTATTCAATATTATCCATTCTGTTGATGAGATATAA
- a CDS encoding PP2C family protein-serine/threonine phosphatase has translation MGLIVFVFFFLVVLTILAISLIFKEEPYARDLFMIAGTTVLTTLLFLTLILALYFNFSGVVFIVSKIFMIGMVLISFFTLQFTVKMPHFELKKNISFTVFNGILHLGIASLAIFFVKGFFWNPLSGFKFTSTMIAGNPAADIFERLLLLFVPVLAMLISIYKIFKEGSKIYRQQMIIYFMALLFSVIIWSFVYYLSTIFSWAIAITPLGYLLLVFFTSFGFSTSMVYDRKQLFLALLRFLIFILVFAAVTGFWASWVLTYVRNFYLQIFLLIVGALVFLVIRNFVSQKFRWFLGDTSEYAKAIEEKLQQVDYTEGREKVMENFSNILLEQLNAGSINILITSDSEILEPVYSTINVTSTFDANQRIFEFLLNENIQVVMRSQVLTNPAFFGVRSELISFMNSTYAEILICVREGQKLIGVISISSKKRKEAYTTYDFDVLNSLYSYFFLVVYYLRNIAKQDIVLILDREIEMSDQIIGAIQKNIDIVEKKVIDVDSVAFSAHQLGGDFTDFIRLSEDRYLFLIGDVSGKGLSASMSMVILKSVMHTYLSETPDFKELVVKINSFIKNNLPKGTFLAGLFGIIDFKSSTIYYLNCGIPLMSMYIDSYKNVIEIQGEGRVLGFVKNIRPFLKVRKITMNRNDVIVFTTDGLLDSKNLKGDKFGNDRVRRLIAANKTKSAKEISNAIYKTFLDYIAHEIEDDITIMTFKHI, from the coding sequence ATGGGCCTGATTGTTTTTGTATTCTTTTTTCTTGTTGTCTTAACGATATTGGCTATAAGTCTTATTTTTAAAGAAGAGCCTTATGCAAGAGATCTTTTTATGATTGCCGGAACGACAGTATTAACGACCCTGCTCTTTTTGACCTTGATATTGGCATTATATTTTAACTTTTCAGGTGTGGTTTTTATTGTATCTAAAATTTTCATGATAGGTATGGTTTTAATTTCATTTTTTACCTTACAGTTTACCGTTAAAATGCCGCACTTTGAACTTAAGAAAAATATTTCTTTTACAGTGTTTAATGGTATTTTACATTTAGGAATTGCTTCATTGGCAATTTTCTTTGTAAAAGGATTCTTTTGGAATCCCTTATCCGGTTTTAAATTCACGTCAACTATGATAGCGGGAAATCCTGCCGCAGATATCTTTGAAAGGCTCCTCCTTTTGTTTGTACCTGTTTTGGCCATGTTGATTTCTATATATAAAATTTTTAAGGAAGGAAGTAAAATCTACAGGCAGCAGATGATAATTTATTTTATGGCTCTTCTTTTTAGCGTAATTATTTGGAGCTTTGTATATTATCTTTCTACTATTTTTTCATGGGCAATAGCCATAACACCTCTTGGATATCTGCTTTTAGTTTTCTTCACTTCATTCGGGTTTTCAACCTCAATGGTATATGATAGAAAACAGCTGTTCCTTGCCTTATTGAGGTTTTTGATTTTTATTTTAGTCTTTGCTGCCGTAACAGGATTTTGGGCTTCATGGGTTCTTACCTATGTCCGAAATTTTTATCTTCAGATATTTTTGTTGATTGTAGGTGCTCTTGTTTTTCTCGTTATTAGAAATTTTGTTTCTCAAAAATTTAGATGGTTCTTGGGAGATACATCCGAATATGCAAAGGCCATAGAGGAAAAATTGCAACAGGTTGACTATACGGAAGGCCGTGAAAAAGTTATGGAAAACTTTTCGAATATTTTGTTGGAACAGCTAAATGCCGGCTCTATCAATATTTTGATTACTAGTGACAGCGAAATATTGGAACCTGTTTATTCGACAATAAACGTAACTTCTACTTTTGATGCTAATCAGCGTATCTTTGAATTTTTATTGAATGAAAATATTCAGGTTGTAATGAGATCTCAAGTTTTGACAAATCCTGCTTTTTTCGGTGTAAGGAGCGAGTTAATCAGCTTTATGAACAGCACGTATGCCGAAATATTGATTTGTGTACGTGAAGGTCAAAAGCTGATAGGCGTTATTTCCATTTCTTCTAAAAAAAGGAAAGAAGCTTATACTACATATGACTTTGATGTATTAAACAGTCTTTATTCTTACTTCTTTTTGGTTGTTTATTATTTACGAAATATTGCAAAACAGGATATAGTTCTAATCCTTGACCGGGAAATAGAAATGTCCGACCAAATTATCGGAGCAATTCAAAAGAATATCGATATCGTCGAAAAAAAGGTTATTGATGTGGATTCGGTCGCCTTTTCAGCCCATCAGTTGGGAGGCGATTTTACAGACTTTATTAGATTGTCTGAAGATAGATATTTATTTTTGATAGGAGACGTTTCAGGTAAGGGATTGAGTGCAAGTATGTCGATGGTTATTTTGAAGTCTGTTATGCATACCTATCTTTCGGAAACTCCCGATTTTAAAGAGCTTGTAGTAAAGATAAATTCATTTATTAAAAATAATCTTCCTAAAGGAACATTTCTGGCAGGCCTTTTTGGTATTATAGATTTTAAGAGCTCAACAATATACTATCTTAACTGCGGTATTCCTCTTATGTCGATGTACATTGATTCTTATAAAAATGTTATCGAAATACAGGGAGAGGGAAGGGTATTAGGCTTTGTAAAAAATATCAGACCATTCTTAAAGGTCAGAAAAATTACAATGAACCGTAATGATGTTATAGTCTTTACGACTGACGGTCTTCTGGATTCTAAAAACTTAAAAGGCGATAAATTCGGAAATGATAGAGTACGCCGCTTAATTGCAGCGAATAAGACTAAGTCTGCTAAAGAGATTTCCAATGCAATATATAAAACTTTTTTGGATTATATTGCCCATGAAATTGAAGATGATATCACTATTATGACATTTAAACATATATAA
- a CDS encoding PP2C family protein-serine/threonine phosphatase has product MIKLRKLLSNILISIGMGSVFALFLIFISPRFLFLGKFYSANDMTLALSRLARIPEITQVHRFIIGALVFVIVAIFADYLIRTFYKKIETRAYDKPKTKIFAEFLKKIRFCYTIENLIDTVQSELEYSGDCSVMLVDPIENIVLYNSTSRFVSSPETFTSLHEITAEYKPGVYFFNADMQDCKLKNARIAAVILEKMQFFIICGYFNEVEPEIFNTMFSEFLSYQNRVTTLEQLLYFSELSQEWNMVAGTQKAFLPQKLPEMPMLELAAYFKPLVNVSGDYYDAIKVDEHKTLLVVGDVSGKGLSAALVMGIVVNTIKIAKNKEDLPALVLAVDSAIKRMGLLDKYTVLFLGLVDTEKMTIKYVNASMEDPMILTESPDGYKVKVLESTCSIVGIIEFDKIEVHERPLYRGDVILMMTDGVPEAMNAEGVELAETGTYMESIKSFVQYSADDIVQKVAGMAYAHAGNQSMRDDITIMCAKVKG; this is encoded by the coding sequence ATGATAAAATTACGCAAATTACTTTCTAATATTCTAATAAGTATCGGGATGGGTAGTGTTTTTGCTCTTTTCTTGATATTTATAAGTCCAAGGTTTTTGTTTTTAGGTAAATTTTATTCGGCTAATGACATGACTCTGGCTTTAAGCCGCTTGGCAAGGATCCCTGAGATAACTCAGGTTCACCGTTTTATCATAGGTGCCTTGGTCTTTGTCATTGTAGCAATCTTTGCAGACTATCTTATACGTACCTTTTATAAGAAAATAGAAACTAGAGCATACGATAAGCCTAAAACTAAGATTTTTGCCGAATTTTTAAAAAAAATCAGGTTTTGCTACACAATCGAAAATTTAATAGACACCGTACAAAGTGAGCTTGAGTATTCAGGCGATTGTTCTGTAATGCTTGTAGATCCTATAGAAAATATAGTATTATACAATAGCACTTCAAGATTTGTTTCCTCTCCCGAAACTTTTACCTCTCTCCATGAAATTACGGCAGAATACAAGCCCGGAGTTTATTTTTTTAATGCAGATATGCAGGATTGTAAACTGAAAAATGCCCGTATTGCTGCGGTAATCTTAGAAAAAATGCAATTTTTTATTATTTGCGGATATTTTAACGAGGTTGAACCTGAAATTTTTAATACCATGTTTTCGGAATTTTTGAGTTATCAAAACAGGGTTACTACTCTTGAACAGCTTTTATACTTCTCGGAATTAAGTCAGGAATGGAATATGGTTGCCGGCACACAAAAAGCTTTTTTACCTCAAAAACTTCCTGAGATGCCTATGCTTGAGTTGGCAGCTTATTTTAAGCCTCTTGTAAACGTATCGGGCGACTATTATGATGCCATCAAGGTTGATGAACATAAGACCCTCTTAGTTGTAGGAGACGTTTCCGGTAAGGGCCTTTCAGCTGCATTGGTTATGGGTATTGTTGTAAATACAATTAAAATAGCAAAAAATAAAGAAGATCTTCCTGCTCTTGTTTTGGCGGTGGACAGCGCAATAAAACGAATGGGGCTCTTGGATAAATATACGGTTTTATTTTTGGGATTGGTTGATACCGAAAAAATGACTATAAAATATGTTAATGCTTCAATGGAAGATCCTATGATTCTCACTGAATCTCCGGACGGTTACAAGGTAAAAGTGCTTGAATCTACTTGCAGTATTGTAGGCATAATTGAGTTCGATAAAATAGAAGTGCATGAAAGGCCTCTTTATAGGGGGGACGTAATTTTAATGATGACAGACGGTGTTCCTGAGGCTATGAATGCTGAAGGTGTCGAATTAGCTGAGACCGGCACATACATGGAGTCTATAAAATCCTTTGTTCAATATAGTGCAGATGATATAGTGCAAAAAGTTGCCGGCATGGCTTATGCTCATGCAGGTAATCAGTCCATGAGAGATGATATTACTATAATGTGTGCTAAGGTTAAGGGGTAA
- the dnaJ gene encoding molecular chaperone DnaJ — MPASKRDYYEVLGVDKRASNDEIKKAYRKLAIKYHPDKNQGDKAAEEKFKEATEAYEILIDEKKRSMYDQFGHAGVDGMSGGGGYDPSAFQGFEDIFGGSFSDIFENLFGGGFARASGFGGRHAGPIRGSNLRYDLQISFVDAVYGKKAELSYTRNEKCAECHGSGSESGSSKRMCPDCKGTGQVRQSTGFFSISRPCPTCGGEGSIIEKPCKKCGGNGLERKKQRIIVTIPAGVENGKRITIPSQGNAGQSGGDYGDLFVFIFVQAHPHFERNGIDLYCAVPISMTQAALGGEINIKSLDEKTLKLKIPAGTQNGKLLRIRGEGVPTGIGRKGDLYIQIQVQIPSRLSSKSKKLLQEISELEGENENPNLIALKDLP, encoded by the coding sequence GTGCCGGCATCTAAAAGAGACTATTACGAGGTTTTAGGCGTAGATAAAAGAGCCTCAAACGACGAAATCAAAAAAGCATATCGAAAATTAGCAATCAAATATCATCCCGATAAAAATCAAGGGGATAAGGCAGCAGAAGAAAAATTTAAAGAAGCTACTGAAGCTTACGAAATTCTTATAGACGAAAAAAAGCGCAGCATGTACGACCAATTCGGCCATGCCGGTGTAGACGGAATGTCGGGCGGCGGAGGCTATGATCCTTCTGCTTTCCAAGGTTTTGAAGACATCTTCGGCGGAAGCTTTTCCGATATTTTTGAAAATCTATTCGGAGGCGGCTTTGCCCGTGCTTCAGGTTTCGGAGGCCGTCATGCCGGCCCTATCCGCGGATCCAATCTGCGCTATGATCTTCAAATTTCTTTTGTTGATGCCGTTTACGGGAAAAAAGCTGAGCTCAGCTATACCCGCAACGAAAAATGCGCCGAATGTCACGGCAGCGGAAGTGAAAGCGGAAGCTCAAAGAGAATGTGTCCCGATTGTAAGGGTACGGGACAGGTACGTCAAAGTACCGGCTTCTTTTCTATATCGAGGCCATGTCCGACCTGCGGCGGCGAAGGCTCTATAATCGAAAAACCGTGTAAAAAATGCGGAGGAAACGGCTTAGAGCGCAAAAAACAGCGCATAATCGTTACCATTCCTGCCGGGGTCGAAAACGGAAAACGCATTACTATCCCAAGTCAGGGAAATGCAGGTCAATCGGGAGGAGACTATGGAGACCTCTTTGTATTTATCTTTGTTCAAGCTCATCCTCATTTTGAAAGAAACGGAATAGATCTCTACTGTGCAGTTCCTATTTCGATGACACAGGCTGCCTTGGGAGGAGAAATAAACATCAAATCCCTTGACGAAAAAACCTTAAAGCTTAAAATCCCTGCCGGAACTCAAAACGGAAAACTTTTGAGAATCCGGGGCGAAGGAGTTCCTACAGGAATAGGCCGAAAGGGCGACCTTTACATTCAAATACAAGTGCAAATTCCTTCAAGGCTTTCTTCAAAGTCAAAAAAACTTTTGCAGGAAATTTCCGAGCTTGAAGGCGAAAACGAGAATCCGAATCTCATAGCCTTAAAGGATTTGCCTTAA
- the dnaK gene encoding molecular chaperone DnaK, which produces MGKIIGIDLGTTNSCVSVMEGGEPVVIPNSEGGRTTPSIVGFTSKDERVVGQPAKNQMITNPERTVYSVKRFIGHRYNELTDELKRVPYKIVAQGDDVRIDIDGKLYSTQEISAFILQKMKKTAEDYLGETVTEAVITVPAYFNDAQRQATKDAGKIAGLEVKRIINEPTAASLAFGFNKDSKKEKTIAVYDLGGGTFDISILELGDGVFEVKSTNGDTHLGGDDFDNRIVNWLVDEFKKDTGIDLSKDRMALQRLREAAEKAKIELSSVANADINLPFITADANGPKHLQKSLSRAKFEQMTEDLFERTKEPCRKALKDAGITPDKIDEILLVGGSTRMPKILQIIKEIFGKEGSKSVNPDEAVAMGAAIQGGILGGDVKDVLLLDVTPLSLGIETMGGVFTPLINRNTTIPTRKSQVFSTAADGQTAVSIHVLQGERGMASQNRTLGNFDLVGIPPAPRGVPQIEVTFDIDANGIVHVSAKDLGTGKEQHIRIESSSGLSESEIDRMVKEAEANAENDKLEREKVEAKNNADSLIYQTEKTLKEMGDKIGAADKQNIETAIADLRQALTSDNTADIKAKTESLQQAAYKIAEEMYKQQGSQAGGDPNAGAQGAQQGSPNYGASGSGPNTGTADDVDYEVVNDDNDK; this is translated from the coding sequence ATGGGAAAGATTATAGGAATTGACTTAGGAACAACAAACTCTTGCGTATCGGTAATGGAAGGCGGCGAGCCTGTCGTTATACCGAACTCTGAAGGCGGAAGAACAACTCCGTCCATCGTAGGCTTTACCTCAAAAGATGAAAGGGTTGTAGGACAGCCTGCAAAAAACCAAATGATTACCAACCCCGAAAGAACGGTTTACTCGGTAAAGCGCTTTATCGGACACCGCTACAATGAACTCACAGACGAGTTAAAGCGTGTTCCCTACAAAATTGTAGCTCAGGGCGACGATGTAAGAATCGATATTGACGGAAAACTTTATTCCACACAGGAAATTTCCGCCTTTATCTTGCAGAAAATGAAAAAAACAGCCGAAGACTATCTCGGCGAAACCGTAACCGAAGCCGTTATTACAGTTCCGGCTTATTTTAATGATGCTCAGAGACAGGCAACAAAGGATGCAGGAAAAATCGCCGGTTTGGAAGTAAAGCGAATTATAAACGAGCCCACAGCCGCTTCCTTGGCCTTTGGTTTTAACAAGGACTCCAAAAAAGAAAAAACAATCGCCGTATATGACCTCGGAGGAGGAACCTTCGATATTTCTATCCTTGAACTGGGTGACGGCGTTTTTGAAGTAAAATCCACAAACGGAGATACCCACTTAGGCGGTGACGACTTCGATAACCGAATAGTAAACTGGCTCGTTGACGAGTTTAAAAAGGATACCGGTATCGACCTTTCTAAGGACAGAATGGCCTTACAGCGCTTGCGCGAAGCTGCCGAAAAGGCAAAGATTGAACTTTCTTCCGTTGCAAATGCCGATATAAACTTGCCCTTTATCACAGCCGATGCAAACGGGCCTAAGCACTTACAAAAGAGCCTATCCAGGGCTAAGTTCGAGCAGATGACCGAAGACCTTTTTGAAAGAACAAAGGAACCTTGCCGCAAAGCGTTGAAGGATGCAGGCATCACTCCCGACAAAATCGATGAAATTCTTTTGGTCGGCGGTTCAACCCGAATGCCCAAAATTTTGCAGATTATAAAAGAAATCTTCGGTAAAGAAGGCTCTAAGAGCGTAAACCCCGATGAGGCCGTAGCAATGGGAGCCGCTATTCAGGGCGGTATCTTGGGCGGAGACGTTAAAGATGTTCTTCTCTTGGACGTTACTCCGCTTTCATTGGGTATCGAGACAATGGGCGGCGTATTTACTCCCCTTATCAACCGAAATACCACGATTCCGACGAGAAAGAGTCAGGTCTTCTCGACAGCTGCCGACGGACAGACTGCCGTTTCCATCCATGTATTGCAGGGTGAGCGCGGTATGGCCAGCCAGAACAGAACTCTCGGCAACTTTGACCTCGTAGGTATTCCTCCGGCACCCCGCGGTGTTCCGCAGATTGAAGTTACCTTCGATATTGACGCAAACGGTATCGTTCACGTTTCGGCTAAAGACCTGGGAACAGGAAAAGAACAGCACATCCGCATCGAAAGCTCCAGCGGCCTAAGCGAGAGCGAAATCGACAGGATGGTTAAAGAGGCTGAAGCCAATGCCGAAAACGATAAGCTCGAAAGAGAAAAGGTTGAGGCAAAGAATAATGCAGACTCTCTTATTTATCAAACCGAAAAGACTCTTAAAGAAATGGGAGACAAGATAGGAGCTGCCGATAAGCAGAATATTGAAACTGCAATAGCCGATTTACGACAGGCTCTTACTTCGGATAATACGGCCGACATCAAGGCAAAGACCGAAAGCCTCCAGCAGGCAGCCTATAAGATTGCTGAAGAAATGTACAAGCAGCAGGGCTCTCAGGCAGGAGGAGACCCCAACGCTGGTGCTCAGGGAGCTCAGCAGGGCAGCCCCAATTACGGCGCTTCCGGATCAGGTCCCAACACCGGTACAGCCGATGATGTTGACTATGAAGTCGTAAATGATGATAATGATAAATAA